A part of Gracilimonas sp. genomic DNA contains:
- a CDS encoding GTP-binding protein produces MAKETFQRNKPHVNVGTIGHVDHGKTTLTAAITTVMAKTYGGVAK; encoded by the coding sequence ATGGCAAAAGAGACCTTTCAACGGAACAAGCCCCATGTGAACGTGGGAACGATAGGACACGTAGACCACGGCAAGACGACTTTGACGGCGGCGATCACCACGGTAATGGCGAAGACCTACGGTGGGGTAGCTAAAC
- a CDS encoding DedA family protein codes for MADQIVQSIVDWISVVPPIGVYLIFFGIAYIENLIPPMPGDVIVAFGGYLAAEGLIELFPVWSLTVISSVAGFMTMYWLGHRWGAQIEENRDSHFLLRFIDYKYFAKGKKWMERWGQGVVIANRFLAGTRSVISLTAGMSHLKITPTILSSLVSSVLWNTLLLAMGWVIRDNWQIIGEYLSNYGKVILALIALFIGLKAYFSYRRKRQVVKDEKE; via the coding sequence ATGGCTGATCAAATTGTACAAAGTATTGTTGACTGGATTAGCGTGGTGCCACCTATTGGTGTTTACCTGATATTTTTTGGAATAGCCTATATCGAAAATCTAATCCCGCCAATGCCGGGAGATGTAATTGTGGCTTTTGGTGGATATTTAGCTGCCGAAGGACTCATTGAATTATTTCCGGTATGGAGCCTTACGGTTATTTCTTCTGTGGCTGGCTTTATGACAATGTATTGGCTTGGTCATCGGTGGGGAGCTCAAATTGAAGAAAATCGTGACAGCCATTTTTTGCTTCGCTTTATAGACTATAAATATTTTGCAAAAGGCAAAAAGTGGATGGAAAGATGGGGGCAAGGCGTGGTGATAGCGAATCGTTTTTTGGCGGGAACCCGGTCGGTGATCTCGCTCACAGCTGGCATGTCTCACCTCAAAATTACACCCACAATTCTGAGTTCATTGGTCAGTTCGGTTTTATGGAATACCCTGCTATTGGCGATGGGCTGGGTCATTCGTGATAACTGGCAAATTATCGGGGAGTATCTGTCCAACTATGGAAAGGTCATTTTAGCATTGATAGCACTGTTTATAGGGCTTAAGGCCTACTTTTCCTATCGCAGAAAGAGACAAGTCGTAAAAGATGAAAAAGAGTGA